In the genome of Streptomyces pactum, one region contains:
- a CDS encoding DLW-39 family protein yields the protein MKKLLLVALAAIGGLLVYRQIQADRAEQDLWTEATDSVPAGSGV from the coding sequence GTGAAGAAGCTTCTCCTGGTCGCACTGGCCGCCATCGGCGGGCTCCTCGTGTACCGCCAGATCCAGGCGGATCGCGCCGAGCAGGATCTGTGGACGGAGGCGACCGACTCCGTGCCCGCAGGTTCGGGTGTCTGA